In one Corvus hawaiiensis isolate bCorHaw1 chromosome 34 unlocalized genomic scaffold, bCorHaw1.pri.cur SUPER_34g, whole genome shotgun sequence genomic region, the following are encoded:
- the LOC125320786 gene encoding acidic fibroblast growth factor intracellular-binding protein, with translation MSSDLDVFVGNTTLIDEEVYRLWLDGHSVAEAVARRLRGGVLEREGTSVAVLQSDTRDHYRTFQMLERLLHAPPRLLQQLLFQIPPERQALLVQRYYAFDEALARELLGKKLSKGTKKELDEISARTGVGIRSCRRQFDNFKRVFKAVEELRGPLAENIQQLFLLPPPLARDYAAIVFFANSRFETGKRRLQFLTFGDFAACAQSMMGHWSQGALAPEAAEPDGDLPKSFLQDLKELKVLVTDKDLLDQHKSLVCSALRGKISVYNELEANFKALSRALVNVGGKLTHARDVRDFFVDLVEKVIEPCRSDKWSPGDLRLFLTQYTAAPRNLPGFRHQALWERYMAAITACLLRMYHD, from the exons ATGAGCAGCGACCTGGACGTGTTTGTGGGGAACACGACACTGATCGACGAGGAGGTGTACCGGCTGTGGCTGGACGGGCACTCGG TGGCCGAGGCGGTGGCGCGGCGCCTGCGGGGCGGGGTGCTGGAGCGGGAGGGGACATCGGTGGCGGTGCTGCAGAGCGACACCCGCGACCACTACAGAACCTTCCAGATGCTGGAGCGGCTCCTGCACGCCCCGCcccggctgctgcagcagctgctgttccagATCCCCCCCGAGCGGCAGGCGCTGCTCGTGCAGCG GTACTACGCCTTTGATGAGGCCCTGGCCCGGGAGCTCCTCGGTAAGAAACTCTCCAAGGGCACCaagaaggagctggatgagatCAGCGCCCGCACCGGGGTCGGGATCCGCAGCTGCcggcgccag TTTGACAACTTCAAGAGAGTTTTCAAGGCTGTGGAGGAGCTGCGGGGGCCCCTGGCCGAGaacatccagcagctcttcctgctgcccccaCCCCTCGCACG GGACTACGCCGCCATCGTGTTCTTTGCCAACAGCCGCTTTGAGACCGGCAAGCGGCGCCTGCAGTTCCTGACCTTTGGGGACTTCGCCGCCTGCGCCCAGAGCATGATGGGGCACTGGAGCCAGGGGGCACTGG cacccgAGGCAGCTGAGCCAGATGGGGACCTGCCCAAGTCTTTCCTGCAGGACCTGAAAGAGCTGAAGGTGCTGGTGACCGACAAGGACCTGCTGGACCAGCACAAGAG CCTGGTGTGCTCGGCCCTGCGGGGGAAGATCTCGGTCTACAACGAGCTCGAGGCCAATTTCAAG GCGCTGTCCCGGGCGCTGGTGAACGTGGGGGGGAAGTTGACCCACGCCCGTGACGTTCGGGATTTCTTCGTGGACCTGGTGGAGAAG GTGATCGAGCCCTGCCGCTCCGACAAGTGGAGCCCGGGGGACCTGCGGCTCTTCCTGACCCAGTACACGGCGGCACCCCGAAACCTGCCCGGCTtcag GCACCAGGCGCTGTGGGAGCGCTACATGGCCGCCATCACTGCCTGCCTGCTGCGCATGTACCACGACTGA